The proteins below come from a single Halostagnicola larsenii XH-48 genomic window:
- a CDS encoding HAD family hydrolase, with the protein MVSEYDFWLLDLDGTLVDVEWSYTRDVFDRVGERIGREFTDMEADIIWSGLTGSRDRQLLEWGIDPVAFWEAFHDEEDPLVRAEQTYLHEDAEFVGELEEPVGLVTHCQEFLAEPVLAHVGIEDWFDTILCCTEQTGWKPDPTPVEQVMADLGVAKNGHKGVLAGDGANDVGAAWNAGLDAIHVERVGHDRRGRCVLGDYRVESFDELF; encoded by the coding sequence ATGGTCTCCGAGTACGATTTCTGGTTGCTCGACCTCGACGGCACGCTGGTCGACGTCGAATGGTCGTACACCCGCGACGTGTTCGACCGGGTCGGCGAGCGCATCGGTCGCGAGTTCACGGATATGGAGGCGGATATCATCTGGAGCGGGCTGACCGGCTCTCGGGACCGCCAGCTACTCGAGTGGGGGATCGACCCGGTGGCGTTCTGGGAGGCGTTCCACGACGAGGAAGACCCGCTCGTCCGGGCCGAGCAGACCTACCTTCACGAGGACGCCGAATTCGTCGGCGAACTCGAGGAGCCGGTGGGACTCGTCACGCACTGTCAGGAGTTTCTGGCCGAACCGGTGTTAGCGCACGTCGGCATCGAAGACTGGTTCGATACGATCCTCTGTTGTACAGAACAGACGGGGTGGAAACCCGACCCGACGCCCGTCGAACAGGTAATGGCGGATCTCGGGGTCGCGAAAAACGGGCACAAGGGCGTCCTCGCGGGCGACGGCGCGAACGACGTCGGTGCGGCCTGGAACGCCGGCCTCGACGCGATCCACGTCGAACGCGTCGGCCACGACCGGCGCGGACGGTGCGTGCTCGGCGATTACCGGGTCGAATCGTTCGACGAACTGTTTTGA
- the lwrS gene encoding LWR-salt protein — MNARYVFGVRLRLEPDRSDVSVEPATVETTISIEAPEPGADGWRFFRNTLWHGELSDHEYGCRLAEDWLERSGEIEAVDFRELRADEAYVEALKTEIAADLEAFNAETVTEALSKYLGSSIRVE; from the coding sequence ATGAACGCTCGGTACGTCTTCGGCGTTCGACTCCGCCTCGAGCCCGATCGATCCGACGTGTCCGTCGAGCCGGCGACAGTCGAGACGACGATATCGATCGAGGCACCGGAACCCGGGGCCGACGGCTGGCGTTTCTTTCGAAACACGCTCTGGCACGGCGAACTCTCGGACCACGAGTACGGATGCCGGCTCGCCGAAGACTGGCTCGAGCGCTCGGGTGAGATCGAGGCCGTGGATTTTCGGGAACTCAGGGCCGACGAGGCGTACGTCGAGGCGCTGAAAACAGAAATCGCGGCCGATCTCGAGGCGTTCAACGCCGAAACCGTCACCGAAGCGCTTTCGAAGTATCTCGGCTCGAGTATCCGGGTCGAGTAG
- a CDS encoding helix-turn-helix domain-containing protein, producing MSTIAEFRFPATETMLATTFEQVPDIRFELESSVSQNQPCLWVIGADPGTVREAFESDPAVEGYDRLVTAGDRLLYDVRFAGVTPLFSDEFLEESCSLLAVWGVDGWWQARVRVRDRDDLWTIRDRLLEEDVSADLRRVTDVTSETTRDTRLTPEQQEALEAALEEGYFEIPRQISMEELAETLGISHQALSERLRRAYETLVNEELQPAGEPPTSNQ from the coding sequence ATGTCGACGATTGCCGAGTTCCGTTTCCCCGCGACGGAGACGATGCTCGCAACCACGTTCGAACAGGTGCCGGATATTCGCTTCGAGCTCGAGTCGTCCGTCTCGCAGAACCAACCCTGTCTGTGGGTCATCGGAGCCGATCCCGGAACCGTTCGCGAAGCCTTCGAATCCGACCCGGCGGTCGAGGGCTACGACCGCCTCGTTACCGCGGGTGACCGTCTCCTCTATGACGTCAGGTTCGCGGGAGTGACTCCGCTGTTTTCCGACGAGTTTCTCGAGGAGAGTTGCTCGCTGCTTGCGGTATGGGGTGTCGACGGCTGGTGGCAAGCCAGAGTTCGCGTCAGGGACAGAGACGATCTCTGGACGATTAGAGACCGCCTCCTGGAGGAGGACGTCAGCGCCGACTTGCGACGAGTGACCGATGTCACGTCCGAAACCACTCGAGACACCCGACTCACGCCGGAACAGCAGGAAGCCCTCGAGGCGGCCCTCGAGGAGGGCTACTTCGAGATTCCGCGCCAGATATCGATGGAAGAACTCGCCGAGACGCTTGGCATCTCACACCAGGCGCTTTCCGAGCGCTTGCGACGGGCCTACGAGACGCTGGTCAACGAGGAACTCCAGCCGGCGGGCGAACCGCCGACCTCGAACCAGTGA
- the hemA gene encoding glutamyl-tRNA reductase encodes MIPAGVVTGARITHESGTVDDLATASPESQRASVAEFLSVPEVEEAIVLSTCNRVEAYVVTTDSAVGRAALEEFFSETDDDALVRSDHDESLKHLIRVACGLESVVLGEDQIIGQVRTAYEDARTAGGIGPLLEMAVTKAIHVGERARTETKINEGVVSLGSAATRLATDERSLEGETGLVVGAGEMGRLAARNLAETGISELVIANRTVSRATHLIEELDVDGRAVSLQSLETVTERATVIVTATGSDEPLLDQRHLGDREQIVVDLGQPRDVDPAAATLEPVTVFDLDDLETVTERTHGQRAEAASAVETMIEREFDHLRSQYKRARADDVIGTMYESAERIKARELETAISRLEDENRGELTDEQRDIVESMADSLVSQLLAPPTKSLREAAQEDDWRTINTALQLFDPDFGSRGDGDGRGEAPQSLFGAASDPIGATDDD; translated from the coding sequence ATGATCCCGGCAGGTGTCGTCACCGGCGCGCGGATCACCCACGAAAGCGGGACCGTCGACGATCTCGCGACCGCGAGCCCCGAGAGTCAGCGGGCCAGCGTCGCCGAGTTCCTCTCGGTCCCAGAGGTCGAAGAGGCGATCGTCCTTTCGACGTGCAACCGCGTCGAAGCCTACGTCGTCACGACCGACAGCGCGGTCGGGCGGGCGGCACTCGAGGAGTTCTTCAGCGAGACCGACGACGACGCGCTCGTCCGATCGGACCACGACGAGAGTCTCAAACACCTGATCCGAGTCGCGTGTGGCCTCGAGTCGGTCGTCCTCGGCGAGGACCAGATCATCGGACAGGTGCGAACGGCCTACGAGGACGCCCGAACCGCCGGCGGGATCGGGCCGCTACTCGAGATGGCCGTGACGAAGGCCATCCACGTCGGCGAACGGGCGCGGACGGAGACGAAGATCAACGAAGGAGTCGTCTCGCTCGGATCTGCGGCGACCAGACTCGCGACCGACGAACGATCGCTCGAAGGGGAGACCGGCCTCGTCGTCGGCGCCGGCGAGATGGGACGACTCGCCGCCCGGAACCTCGCGGAGACCGGCATTTCGGAACTCGTAATCGCGAACAGAACCGTCTCCCGTGCGACGCACCTGATCGAGGAACTCGACGTGGACGGACGTGCCGTCTCGCTGCAGTCGCTCGAGACGGTCACCGAACGCGCGACCGTCATCGTGACGGCGACCGGGAGCGACGAACCGCTGCTCGATCAGCGCCACCTCGGTGACCGAGAACAGATCGTCGTCGACCTCGGCCAGCCGCGCGACGTCGATCCGGCCGCCGCCACGCTCGAGCCGGTGACGGTCTTCGATCTGGACGACCTCGAGACGGTCACCGAGCGAACGCACGGCCAGCGCGCGGAGGCGGCTTCCGCGGTCGAGACGATGATCGAACGGGAGTTCGACCACCTCCGGAGTCAGTACAAGCGAGCCCGAGCGGACGACGTGATCGGAACGATGTACGAGTCCGCAGAACGGATCAAAGCCAGAGAACTCGAGACCGCCATCTCCCGGCTCGAGGACGAAAACAGAGGCGAACTTACCGACGAACAGCGCGACATCGTCGAATCGATGGCCGATTCGCTCGTGAGCCAGCTGCTGGCTCCGCCGACAAAGAGCCTCCGAGAGGCCGCACAGGAAGACGACTGGCGGACGATCAACACAGCGCTCCAACTGTTCGATCCGGATTTCGGCTCCCGTGGCGATGGGGACGGGCGTGGAGAGGCCCCGCAGTCGCTGTTTGGGGCCGCATCGGATCCGATCGGTGCGACCGACGACGACTGA
- the ahbB gene encoding siroheme decarboxylase subunit beta: MNAASSVDLTEHERAVVNAFQGGFPVTERPFEPAAAAMRDRGVDTTGESVLETIRDLDERGVLSRFGPLVNAQEIGGAATLVAMHAPEERFDEVVEAVNDHREVAHNYEREHPHLNVWFVVSVAEREARRASERANGEVVSSRVEEVLAEIEAETGQETYNLPKQREFRVEAKFYVDGPFGTGGGDETDRTGSEADGESRGIDCSDLGPDVSPTDRDTLTPAERDLVLEVQGGLPLTETPYADVAETIGRETSWVLETIQRFVLEGKIRRVGVVPNHYALGYTENGMTVWDVPDDLVSTVGPEVAGLPFVTHCYERPRHEGVWPYNFFAMTHGRSEAESERRIEQVRETMAEHWDVEDGDWDSLFSTEILKKTGIRLAERADANTTQDESTDR; the protein is encoded by the coding sequence ATGAACGCGGCTTCGAGCGTCGATCTGACGGAACACGAGCGGGCGGTCGTCAACGCCTTTCAGGGCGGGTTTCCGGTCACTGAGCGGCCGTTCGAACCCGCCGCAGCCGCGATGCGCGATCGCGGCGTCGATACTACCGGCGAGTCGGTGCTCGAGACGATTCGCGACCTCGACGAGCGCGGCGTCCTCTCGCGGTTCGGGCCGCTGGTCAACGCACAGGAGATCGGCGGGGCGGCGACGCTGGTCGCCATGCACGCCCCCGAAGAGCGGTTCGACGAGGTCGTCGAGGCAGTCAACGATCACCGCGAGGTCGCGCACAACTACGAGCGCGAACATCCGCATCTAAACGTCTGGTTCGTCGTGAGCGTCGCAGAGCGCGAGGCGCGACGCGCCTCGGAACGGGCGAACGGCGAAGTCGTGAGCAGCCGCGTCGAGGAGGTGCTCGCGGAGATCGAAGCCGAAACCGGACAGGAGACCTATAACCTCCCGAAACAACGGGAGTTCCGCGTCGAGGCGAAGTTCTACGTCGACGGGCCGTTCGGGACGGGTGGCGGGGACGAGACCGACCGAACGGGTTCGGAGGCTGACGGAGAGAGCCGCGGTATCGACTGTTCCGACCTCGGCCCCGACGTGTCCCCGACCGATCGGGACACGCTCACGCCGGCGGAACGGGATCTCGTGCTCGAGGTCCAGGGCGGTCTTCCGCTGACGGAAACGCCCTACGCCGATGTCGCCGAAACGATCGGTCGGGAGACCTCGTGGGTGCTCGAGACGATACAACGGTTCGTCCTCGAGGGGAAGATTCGCCGGGTCGGCGTGGTCCCGAACCACTACGCGCTGGGCTATACGGAAAACGGGATGACCGTCTGGGACGTTCCCGACGATCTCGTCTCGACCGTCGGCCCCGAAGTGGCCGGCCTCCCGTTCGTCACCCACTGTTACGAACGGCCGCGCCACGAGGGCGTCTGGCCGTACAACTTCTTCGCGATGACACACGGACGAAGCGAAGCGGAGAGCGAGCGCCGAATCGAGCAGGTAAGAGAGACAATGGCCGAACACTGGGATGTCGAAGACGGCGACTGGGACTCGCTGTTCTCGACGGAGATCCTCAAGAAGACCGGCATTCGACTGGCCGAACGAGCCGATGCGAACACGACGCAGGACGAGTCCACTGATCGATGA
- a CDS encoding DUF5778 family protein encodes MADAIDDDLYQRTKALLEPGEITLNATIVHTEYDGQEDVKMMQATIDVGDIIAEHAGHDPTDCFVYSGNDDTDFSSNQHQGRTLEDEEFVWECQQLLRNGSFDIVIYYEATADHEAILEDVRDLGFDVTGVEGE; translated from the coding sequence ATGGCAGACGCGATCGACGACGACCTCTACCAGCGGACGAAGGCACTGCTCGAGCCCGGCGAGATCACACTTAACGCGACGATCGTCCACACTGAGTACGACGGCCAGGAAGACGTGAAGATGATGCAGGCGACGATCGACGTCGGCGACATCATCGCCGAGCACGCGGGTCACGATCCGACGGACTGTTTCGTCTACTCCGGAAACGACGACACCGACTTCTCGTCGAACCAGCACCAGGGACGGACCTTAGAGGACGAGGAGTTCGTCTGGGAGTGCCAGCAACTCCTCCGGAACGGCAGCTTCGATATCGTCATCTACTACGAAGCGACCGCGGACCACGAGGCGATTCTCGAGGACGTTCGCGACCTCGGATTCGACGTGACCGGCGTCGAGGGCGAGTGA
- a CDS encoding 4a-hydroxytetrahydrobiopterin dehydratase, which translates to MAELLSDDEISERLPEEWDRDGDEIVRVYEFDDYLDGVNAAQMVGEIAESQFHHPEIIIRYKELEVRLTSHEEGGITDADVEMAELIESEQSA; encoded by the coding sequence ATGGCCGAGCTCTTATCCGACGACGAGATCAGCGAGCGGCTTCCCGAGGAGTGGGACCGCGACGGCGACGAGATCGTCCGCGTCTACGAATTCGACGACTACCTCGACGGCGTCAACGCCGCCCAGATGGTCGGCGAAATCGCCGAATCGCAGTTTCACCACCCGGAGATCATCATCAGGTACAAAGAACTCGAGGTTCGGCTCACGAGCCACGAGGAGGGCGGGATTACGGATGCGGACGTCGAGATGGCCGAACTGATCGAATCCGAACAGTCCGCGTGA
- a CDS encoding precorrin-2 dehydrogenase/sirohydrochlorin ferrochelatase family protein, giving the protein MIPLLHDFTDVPVLIFGGGLVGARKSRRFAREADVTVVSPEFVDEPFGPHELDDTESTAGSIELVRAGPGPENVEEWIARLEPALVIAATDDGAVNEAVVESARERGILVNRADRSGDRDPGSVVVPATARDEQVVVSISTGGTAPVLSKYLRQELEETLEGASEMATVLGDLRTELKRRDVPPDRRREIVTDVVNSSATWTALRSGASKASQVIEDVLEEERSRGGNP; this is encoded by the coding sequence ATGATTCCACTGTTACACGACTTCACGGACGTTCCCGTTCTCATCTTCGGCGGTGGCCTGGTGGGGGCACGGAAGTCCCGTCGATTCGCCAGGGAAGCCGACGTGACCGTCGTGAGCCCCGAGTTCGTCGACGAGCCGTTCGGTCCGCACGAACTCGACGATACCGAATCGACAGCCGGGAGCATCGAACTCGTCCGTGCCGGACCGGGGCCTGAAAACGTCGAGGAGTGGATCGCACGCCTCGAGCCGGCGCTGGTAATCGCGGCAACCGACGACGGGGCGGTCAACGAAGCGGTCGTCGAATCGGCCCGAGAGCGGGGAATCCTCGTCAACCGAGCGGATCGATCCGGCGACCGCGACCCCGGGAGCGTCGTCGTTCCCGCCACGGCTCGAGACGAACAGGTCGTCGTCTCGATCTCGACGGGCGGTACCGCACCCGTCCTGAGCAAGTACCTCCGTCAGGAACTCGAGGAGACGCTCGAGGGAGCAAGCGAGATGGCCACGGTTCTGGGAGACTTGCGAACGGAACTTAAGCGTCGGGACGTTCCGCCCGACAGACGTCGGGAAATCGTTACCGACGTCGTCAACTCTTCGGCAACTTGGACAGCTTTACGTAGTGGCGCTTCGAAGGCTAGTCAAGTGATCGAGGACGTGCTGGAGGAAGAACGTTCGAGAGGGGGGAATCCGTGA